A single region of the Methanothrix sp. genome encodes:
- the cas4a gene encoding type I-A CRISPR-associated protein Cas4/Csa1 produces the protein MRVEVGIRCISFSDEERKYLLKKLIPAARDRGVAEELRGWSWYRSELSPPHDIILPVWEVADKYCETRRDAFLRHVMRVDVPPSEEMVAGRIYHKAIAELFPAAKRLIYSQGLGVCTSLAQVLMERLPKAIEEAEKQMLSSGVTDALGEIIENLRKLWSFEVSRIVSAIYTYLGKYRYISEDSLVNHALPFVVEHKLDGRYLGLSSNLSADAINMGGMMVCDLKTGQRRDFHRLSATGYALVYESLYEVPINIGCTIYLSFPKGHPTPHIERDFFILSDELRQWFVEERDCIQDMIFYERDPGKCSEMGVCRYRDHCQ, from the coding sequence ATGCGTGTAGAGGTGGGAATCAGATGTATTTCTTTCTCTGACGAAGAGCGGAAGTATCTTCTGAAAAAGCTCATACCTGCGGCCCGGGATAGAGGTGTAGCAGAGGAGCTGAGGGGCTGGAGCTGGTACAGGTCAGAGCTCTCACCACCCCACGATATCATCCTGCCGGTCTGGGAGGTTGCGGATAAGTACTGCGAGACCAGGAGGGACGCCTTCCTGAGACATGTGATGAGGGTTGATGTTCCTCCAAGTGAGGAGATGGTCGCTGGGCGGATATACCACAAGGCCATTGCCGAGCTTTTCCCTGCTGCAAAGAGGTTGATCTACTCACAGGGTCTGGGAGTCTGCACATCTCTCGCTCAGGTTCTGATGGAACGATTGCCAAAGGCGATCGAAGAAGCGGAGAAGCAGATGTTATCTTCTGGCGTAACAGATGCTCTCGGGGAGATTATCGAGAACCTGAGAAAGCTCTGGTCCTTCGAGGTCTCGAGAATAGTCTCTGCGATATACACCTACCTCGGAAAGTACCGCTATATAAGCGAGGACTCGCTGGTAAACCATGCTCTTCCATTTGTTGTGGAACACAAGCTGGATGGCAGATATCTCGGTCTGAGCAGCAATCTGAGCGCGGATGCTATAAACATGGGAGGGATGATGGTCTGCGACCTGAAGACCGGCCAGAGGAGGGACTTCCACAGGCTCTCCGCGACCGGATACGCGCTGGTATATGAGAGCCTCTACGAGGTTCCGATAAACATAGGCTGCACCATTTACCTCAGCTTTCCAAAGGGCCACCCCACGCCTCACATCGAGAGGGACTTCTTCATCCTGAGCGACGAGCTCAGGCAGTGGTTTGTTGAGGAAAGGGACTGTATCCAGGACATGATATTCTACGAGAGGGATCCTGGAAAATGCTCTGAAATGGGGGTATGCAGGTACAGAGATCACTGCCAGTAG
- the cas4 gene encoding CRISPR-associated protein Cas4, producing the protein MSDVKQYLYCPKIIYFDHVLHVPKPPDQKLDSGREAHESITAREKRRKGAVFYDQELDSAEKLFRVELVSQSLGLRGVLDYLVKTDREFIPVDYKFGYSNKGAAYLNHKYQLAAYALLVEDCFLATVRRGFIHYSRERLNVRIDITDELRRRTMKMIAEIRSIVESETEPTCTRNPSRCTDCEYRRYCECV; encoded by the coding sequence GTGAGCGATGTAAAGCAGTACCTTTACTGCCCGAAGATAATATACTTCGATCACGTTCTTCACGTGCCGAAGCCGCCAGATCAAAAGCTGGATTCGGGCAGGGAGGCACACGAATCAATCACAGCCAGAGAGAAACGGAGGAAGGGTGCGGTATTCTACGACCAGGAGCTGGACAGTGCAGAGAAGCTCTTCAGGGTGGAGCTGGTGAGCCAGTCGCTCGGTCTGCGTGGCGTTCTCGACTATCTTGTGAAGACCGATAGGGAGTTCATACCCGTGGACTACAAATTCGGATACTCGAATAAAGGCGCAGCATATCTGAACCATAAGTATCAGCTGGCCGCATACGCGCTTCTCGTCGAGGACTGCTTCCTGGCCACTGTGCGCCGGGGATTTATCCACTACAGCAGGGAGCGGCTGAACGTCCGGATAGATATCACAGATGAGCTGCGGCGCAGGACCATGAAAATGATCGCGGAGATCAGGAGTATTGTTGAGAGCGAAACAGAACCAACATGCACCAGAAATCCATCCAGATGCACAGACTGCGAGTACAGGCGCTACTGCGAATGCGTGTAG
- the cas2 gene encoding CRISPR-associated endonuclease Cas2, whose product MDTIIIYDISDDLLRSRVARVLMEYGCMRIQKSAFYGFLNHNTRDKLRLRLERLMRGEEGNIQLYPMCSRCFGMRESIGELYEIEEENVRII is encoded by the coding sequence ATGGACACGATCATAATTTACGATATCAGCGATGATCTTCTAAGATCAAGAGTTGCCAGGGTTCTGATGGAGTACGGCTGCATGCGGATACAGAAGAGCGCTTTCTACGGCTTTCTCAACCACAACACCAGAGATAAGCTGCGACTCCGCCTCGAGAGGCTGATGAGGGGCGAGGAGGGAAATATACAGCTGTATCCGATGTGCTCCAGGTGCTTCGGCATGAGGGAGAGCATCGGAGAGCTGTACGAGATCGAGGAGGAGAATGTGAGAATTATTTAG
- the cas1 gene encoding CRISPR-associated endonuclease Cas1, whose product MPRIILSDRGTFLGKTGEQFRVLRRDEPDILIPARKVDQILVLGSGISVSSDAIEMANELGVEIVFASYYGKPLARLIPATMGGTVRTRREQYRAYENERGLELAKAFIRGKLKNQASLLKSFAKKWKNERMDLWQEFRDSSSQIEAIIPQLDSVRGRLDDARDLIMGMEGNASEIYWRTWSKLIPDAWGFPGRRYPAAGDPVNSLLNFGYYVLEQEVWAAALYAGLDPYAGFLHADRSGQEKLVYDMMEEFRPLVVDRVVVSLARTMSRDHFQEDCRMTKEGMRIASSAFYNRLDERIQYQERGQLLRNIIRSQASSVATFLRGERPRYEPFTPRW is encoded by the coding sequence GATATCCTCATACCTGCACGTAAGGTCGATCAGATCCTTGTGCTCGGATCAGGGATATCAGTTTCATCAGACGCCATAGAGATGGCCAATGAGCTTGGAGTGGAGATCGTCTTCGCCAGCTACTACGGAAAACCCCTTGCTCGTCTCATACCCGCGACCATGGGCGGCACGGTCAGGACAAGACGGGAGCAGTACCGTGCATACGAAAACGAACGAGGTCTTGAGCTCGCCAAGGCATTCATACGCGGAAAGCTGAAGAACCAGGCATCTCTTCTGAAAAGCTTTGCGAAGAAGTGGAAGAACGAGAGGATGGATCTTTGGCAGGAGTTCCGAGACAGCTCAAGCCAGATCGAGGCGATCATACCACAGCTGGATTCTGTTAGGGGCAGGCTCGATGATGCACGTGACCTGATAATGGGGATGGAGGGCAACGCCAGCGAGATCTACTGGCGCACCTGGTCCAAGCTCATCCCCGACGCCTGGGGCTTCCCGGGCAGGAGGTATCCAGCAGCCGGAGACCCTGTAAACTCTCTCCTGAACTTCGGCTACTATGTACTGGAGCAGGAGGTGTGGGCAGCGGCGCTCTATGCGGGCCTCGATCCGTATGCAGGATTCCTGCACGCGGATCGCTCGGGACAGGAAAAGCTCGTCTACGATATGATGGAGGAGTTCAGGCCGCTGGTCGTGGATCGCGTCGTCGTCTCCCTCGCCCGTACAATGTCTCGTGATCATTTCCAGGAGGATTGCAGGATGACAAAGGAGGGCATGAGGATCGCATCATCCGCATTCTACAACCGGCTGGATGAGCGGATACAGTACCAGGAGAGGGGCCAGCTTCTCAGGAACATCATACGCTCACAGGCGTCCTCCGTGGCCACATTCCTGAGAGGGGAGCGACCGCGCTACGAACCATTCACACCGAGATGGTGA